One genomic region from Thalassotalea sp. PS06 encodes:
- a CDS encoding cytochrome c-type biogenesis protein, translating into MKIITRMFKTLTTMLITLGVATIVNAGPIDTYQFPDEVTKKRFQQLVYELRCPKCQNQNLADSNSMIAVDLRKQIYDMLMDGRSDMEIVNFMVERYGDYVLYKPKVTAATYLLWYGPIVFIIIGGIIIAVFVRKSSTKAQPLSAEQKQQLEDILKD; encoded by the coding sequence ATGAAGATAATAACGCGGATGTTTAAAACGCTAACCACAATGCTGATAACCCTTGGTGTAGCCACCATAGTAAATGCAGGCCCAATCGATACTTATCAGTTTCCCGATGAAGTAACCAAAAAACGATTCCAGCAATTGGTCTATGAGTTGCGTTGCCCAAAATGTCAGAATCAGAACCTTGCCGATTCGAATTCGATGATCGCCGTGGATTTGCGTAAGCAAATTTATGACATGTTGATGGATGGTCGTTCGGACATGGAAATTGTGAATTTTATGGTGGAGCGCTACGGCGACTATGTCCTGTACAAGCCCAAAGTGACGGCTGCAACGTATCTATTATGGTATGGACCAATCGTTTTTATCATCATCGGCGGCATTATTATTGCGGTTTTTGTTCGTAAATCGAGCACCAAAGCACAACCTTTAAGTGCCGAGCAAAAGCAACAGCTCGAAGATATCTTAAAAGACTAA
- a CDS encoding DsbE family thiol:disulfide interchange protein yields MNKVIRFLPLILFILLAILLFRGLSLDPNAMPSALEGKDFPEFQLAQLQDDSKTLTKDDLGEGIKLVNVWATWCPGCKYEHPFLLKIANDKRFALYGVNYKDGREDALKWLQQYQDPFAFTVFDNDGKLGMDLGVYGAPETFVVDHNNRIRKRFAGILDEAVWQQQFEPLLLQLQQEMRSAANDS; encoded by the coding sequence ATGAATAAGGTGATTCGATTTTTACCGCTGATCCTGTTTATTTTGCTGGCAATCTTGCTGTTTCGCGGCTTGTCATTGGACCCAAACGCCATGCCATCGGCGTTGGAAGGTAAAGATTTTCCAGAGTTCCAGCTAGCTCAGTTGCAAGATGACAGTAAAACCCTGACCAAAGACGATTTAGGTGAGGGTATTAAACTGGTTAATGTCTGGGCTACCTGGTGTCCGGGCTGTAAATATGAGCACCCGTTTTTATTAAAAATTGCCAACGATAAACGATTTGCATTGTATGGCGTAAATTACAAAGATGGCCGCGAAGATGCGCTGAAATGGCTGCAACAATACCAAGACCCATTTGCTTTTACCGTGTTTGATAATGATGGCAAGTTAGGTATGGATCTTGGCGTGTACGGCGCACCTGAAACCTTTGTTGTTGATCACAATAACCGTATTCGTAAACGCTTTGCCGGTATTCTCGACGAAGCCGTTTGGCAGCAACAGTTCGAACCTTTGCTATTGCAATTGCAACAGGAAATGCGCAGCGCGGCTAACGATTCCTAG